One genomic segment of Brevibacillus laterosporus LMG 15441 includes these proteins:
- a CDS encoding response regulator translates to MQDKKVLVVDDQYGIRILLYEVLGKEGYCTFQAANGKQALEIVENESPDLVILDMKIPGMDGIEILKHIKKINKDIKVIMMTAYGELDMIKEATQLGALTHFTKPFDIDELRCVVNQQLVS, encoded by the coding sequence ATGCAGGACAAGAAGGTACTAGTCGTGGATGACCAGTACGGCATCCGCATCCTACTGTATGAGGTATTGGGTAAGGAAGGATACTGCACTTTCCAGGCGGCTAACGGCAAGCAAGCACTCGAAATCGTCGAAAATGAGTCTCCAGATCTCGTTATTTTAGATATGAAGATTCCCGGAATGGACGGTATAGAAATTTTAAAACACATTAAAAAGATAAACAAAGATATTAAAGTCATCATGATGACCGCGTATGGAGAATTAGATATGATCAAGGAAGCTACACAACTGGGAGCGCTTACTCATTTTACCAAACCTTTTGATATTGATGAGTTACGCTGTGTAGTCAATCAACAATTAGTCAGTTAG
- a CDS encoding YhcN/YlaJ family sporulation lipoprotein yields MQNNKNGTSLFLSKILLTVTLGMIIGGCASSTQPKVQQQEQKQAIHQAMRQQQKLQRVPKEQKPYKAMGEQKATPQLLKEMEQEAKKVQGVENARVSIREKDVYVTLDLKPKVTAAEARKIEHHVIDALHKKSKRYDFHVTSYDGHHS; encoded by the coding sequence ATGCAAAACAACAAAAATGGGACGAGCCTATTCTTAAGTAAAATCTTACTTACTGTCACTTTAGGGATGATAATAGGCGGGTGTGCTTCAAGTACTCAGCCTAAGGTACAGCAGCAGGAACAAAAGCAAGCGATTCATCAAGCGATGCGACAGCAGCAGAAGCTGCAGCGCGTTCCCAAGGAGCAAAAGCCTTATAAGGCTATGGGCGAACAAAAGGCAACTCCTCAGTTGCTTAAGGAAATGGAACAAGAAGCGAAGAAGGTTCAAGGTGTAGAAAATGCGCGTGTCTCGATCCGCGAAAAAGACGTGTATGTCACGCTTGATCTTAAGCCGAAAGTAACAGCAGCAGAAGCTCGAAAGATTGAGCATCATGTCATAGATGCCCTTCATAAAAAGAGCAAACGCTACGATTTTCATGTCACTTCCTACGATGGGCATCATTCATAG
- the rpmE gene encoding 50S ribosomal protein L31 yields MKPGIHPNYKMVKVTCACGNEFESGSVKDVLRVEVCSACHPFYTGKQKFIDAGGRVDRFKRKYNLS; encoded by the coding sequence ATGAAACCAGGTATTCATCCAAACTACAAAATGGTTAAAGTAACTTGCGCATGTGGCAATGAGTTCGAATCCGGCTCTGTAAAAGATGTCCTTCGCGTAGAAGTTTGCTCCGCTTGCCATCCGTTTTACACTGGTAAACAAAAGTTTATCGATGCTGGCGGCCGTGTAGATCGTTTCAAACGCAAATACAATCTTTCCTAA
- the fsa gene encoding fructose-6-phosphate aldolase → MRFFIDTANVDEIREIHEWGVVSGVTTNPSLVAKEGRDFIETLKEILDIVDGPISAEVISIDAKGMIEEGEKLASLSKNIVIKVPMTEEGLKAVKIFSKRKIKTNVTLVFNANQALMAARAGATYVSPFLGRLDDIGYDGMQLIADITEIFAVHDIETEIIAASIRHPLHVTEAAKLGADIATIPHKVFKQLLQHPLTSSGIEKFLADWESMQK, encoded by the coding sequence ATGCGTTTCTTCATAGACACAGCGAATGTTGATGAAATTCGAGAGATTCATGAGTGGGGAGTCGTATCCGGCGTAACCACCAATCCGTCTCTAGTAGCTAAAGAAGGCCGCGATTTCATCGAAACATTAAAAGAGATTCTTGATATTGTAGATGGTCCTATCAGTGCAGAGGTTATTAGCATTGATGCAAAAGGTATGATCGAAGAAGGGGAAAAGCTGGCTAGTCTATCAAAAAACATCGTCATTAAGGTGCCGATGACAGAAGAAGGACTTAAAGCTGTAAAGATTTTCTCAAAACGCAAAATTAAAACCAATGTAACATTAGTTTTTAACGCGAACCAAGCATTGATGGCTGCAAGAGCAGGAGCTACTTATGTGTCTCCGTTCCTTGGCAGACTGGATGATATTGGTTACGACGGCATGCAACTCATCGCAGACATCACAGAAATCTTTGCTGTCCATGACATAGAAACGGAAATTATTGCAGCAAGTATTCGTCACCCTCTACATGTGACGGAGGCTGCAAAGCTTGGGGCGGATATTGCCACCATTCCTCATAAAGTATTTAAACAACTCTTGCAGCATCCCTTAACAAGCAGCGGAATTGAGAAATTCCTTGCCGATTGGGAAAGTATGCAAAAGTAA
- the rho gene encoding transcription termination factor Rho codes for MLLSELEEKKLTDLYKLAKDFQIPYYSQLKKKELIFAILRAQAERDGLMFMEGVLEILPEGFGFLRPINYLPSPEDIYISQSQIRRFDLRNGDLVSGKARAPKETERYFGLLQVEAVNGQDPEMASERLHFPALTPLYPQEKLALETSPTKLSVRLMDMIAPVGLGQRGLIVAPPKAGKTMLLKEIANSISANNPDIHLFVLLIDERPEEVTDMQRSVKGEVIASTFDEVPENHIKVAELVLERAKRLVEHKKDVVILLDSITRLARAYNLVIPPSGRTLSGGIDPAAFHRPKRFFGSARNVEEGGSLTILATALVETGSRMDDVIYEEFKGTGNMELHLDRKLAERRIFPAIDIRRSGTRREEMLLSKEELDKLWVIRKNMNESHDFVETFLKKLGDSKTNEEFLQGLDSINPAKTSKGKTYTTSTTAG; via the coding sequence GTGCTTTTATCAGAATTAGAAGAAAAGAAATTAACCGATTTGTATAAGTTGGCAAAAGACTTTCAAATTCCTTATTACTCACAACTTAAGAAGAAAGAACTAATTTTTGCCATATTACGAGCTCAGGCTGAGCGAGATGGACTTATGTTTATGGAAGGCGTGTTGGAAATTTTACCGGAAGGGTTTGGTTTCCTTCGCCCTATCAATTATTTACCTAGCCCCGAAGATATTTATATTTCCCAGTCCCAAATTCGACGTTTTGATCTAAGGAATGGAGATTTAGTATCAGGAAAAGCGAGAGCGCCGAAGGAAACAGAGCGTTACTTCGGATTATTGCAAGTAGAAGCTGTTAACGGTCAGGACCCTGAGATGGCATCCGAAAGACTACATTTCCCCGCCTTAACACCGCTGTATCCTCAAGAAAAACTTGCGTTGGAAACGTCACCTACTAAGCTTTCTGTTCGGTTGATGGATATGATAGCACCTGTTGGCCTTGGACAGCGCGGATTGATTGTAGCGCCTCCTAAGGCTGGTAAAACTATGCTACTAAAAGAAATCGCCAATAGCATTTCTGCTAATAATCCAGATATTCATCTATTTGTTTTGCTTATTGATGAGCGTCCAGAGGAAGTAACAGATATGCAACGCTCTGTTAAAGGCGAGGTTATTGCTTCTACCTTTGACGAGGTGCCGGAGAACCACATTAAAGTTGCAGAGTTGGTTTTGGAACGAGCAAAACGCTTAGTAGAACATAAGAAGGATGTTGTCATTCTCTTAGATTCCATTACCCGTTTGGCCCGTGCTTATAATCTGGTTATTCCGCCAAGTGGTCGTACGCTGTCAGGGGGTATTGATCCTGCTGCCTTCCATCGTCCGAAAAGATTCTTTGGTTCCGCTCGAAATGTTGAAGAGGGTGGTAGCTTAACTATTTTGGCTACGGCTTTGGTTGAGACGGGATCTCGTATGGACGATGTTATTTATGAAGAATTTAAAGGGACAGGCAATATGGAGCTACATTTGGATCGTAAATTGGCAGAGCGCCGGATATTCCCAGCTATCGATATTAGACGATCTGGTACACGCCGAGAGGAAATGCTTTTGTCCAAAGAAGAATTGGATAAGTTGTGGGTAATTCGTAAGAACATGAACGAAAGTCATGATTTTGTGGAAACGTTCTTGAAAAAATTAGGTGATTCTAAAACCAACGAGGAATTCTTGCAAGGTCTTGATAGCATCAACCCTGCAAAGACATCAAAGGGAAAAACATATACAACATCGACGACGGCGGGTTAA
- the prfA gene encoding peptide chain release factor 1, producing the protein MFKRLSAVEERYEEVTNLLCDPDVISDTKKLRELSKEQSSLEDMVTAYREYKSVLTQLDDSKAMFEEKLDDEMREMVKMEIAELSKSKEELENRLKILLLPKDPNDDKNVIVEIRGAAGGDEAALFASSLYRMYTRFAERHGFKIDVMEANETDIGGFKEIVFAVNGRGAYSKLKFESGAHRVQRIPSTESGGRIHTSTATVLVLPEVEEVDVEISDKDIRIDTFCSSGAGGQSVNTTKSAVRVTHLPTGIMVSCQDEKSQHSNKDKALKILRARLSDFYRQQANAEIDANRKSLVGTGDRSERIRTYNFPQSRVTDHRIGLTLHRLEGILDGDMDEIIDNLIMHEQTELMKNDASA; encoded by the coding sequence ATGTTTAAACGCCTATCTGCTGTTGAAGAGCGTTACGAAGAAGTTACAAACCTTTTGTGTGACCCCGACGTAATTAGTGATACAAAAAAGCTACGTGAACTCTCCAAAGAACAATCCTCTTTGGAAGATATGGTCACCGCGTACCGTGAATATAAATCTGTTCTTACTCAACTTGACGATTCTAAGGCTATGTTTGAAGAGAAATTGGACGATGAGATGCGTGAAATGGTTAAAATGGAAATCGCTGAGCTGTCCAAAAGTAAGGAAGAGCTGGAGAATCGTCTGAAAATCTTACTACTGCCAAAAGACCCGAATGATGATAAAAACGTTATCGTTGAAATTCGTGGTGCGGCAGGTGGAGATGAAGCGGCTTTATTTGCTTCAAGCTTATACCGAATGTACACTCGTTTTGCAGAGCGTCATGGCTTTAAAATTGACGTGATGGAAGCGAATGAAACTGATATTGGTGGCTTTAAAGAAATCGTGTTTGCTGTAAACGGTAGAGGTGCTTACAGCAAGCTTAAATTTGAGAGCGGCGCACATCGTGTACAACGCATACCGTCTACAGAGTCTGGCGGTCGTATTCATACGTCCACAGCTACCGTTCTGGTATTACCTGAGGTTGAAGAAGTAGACGTAGAAATTAGTGATAAAGATATCCGTATTGACACGTTCTGTTCTAGCGGTGCGGGTGGACAGTCTGTTAATACTACCAAGTCAGCGGTGCGTGTTACTCACTTACCGACTGGTATCATGGTATCTTGTCAGGATGAGAAGTCTCAGCATTCCAATAAGGACAAAGCATTAAAAATTCTCCGTGCTCGTTTGTCTGATTTCTACCGTCAACAAGCGAACGCTGAAATTGATGCGAACCGTAAATCCTTAGTAGGTACTGGTGACCGCAGTGAGCGTATTCGTACCTATAACTTCCCGCAAAGTCGCGTAACGGATCACCGCATTGGTTTGACGCTTCATCGTCTGGAAGGTATCCTCGATGGAGATATGGATGAAATTATTGATAATCTCATTATGCACGAGCAAACGGAGCTAATGAAAAACGATGCCAGCGCATAA
- a CDS encoding radical SAM protein, which produces MYLVYADKKGQVYDHQAVLAIARNGDILTEILEEELIPLPEGSTLVSLPETVPVGMDEDTGEMIKLDGYTAVGALIPQGFTRLLLPGYIKTNKESKFPLFGYTAVVWKDDAFWVAARKSDEPHNWNPDHFPMEELRGKVDATLKQFPENRILQHLSHCALEYECLTASNNFFHRWEGSLPVSKTCNAGCYGCISEQPDDSGFPSPQTRMNFRPTEDELVEVMLHHLQTPDSIISFGQGCEGEPSTMASIIIPAMRRVRERTNMGYININTNAGLTDHIRGIVDAGLDLMRISTISAIEEHYNAYYRPRGYSLENIARSAEYAASQGVYTSINYLCFPGVFDREEEMEAMIEFIKRTGIKLIQLRNLNIDPESYLAMIPKAQGEIFGMKQAIEIYQQELPDVVIGSFTHVPPENQRRQKK; this is translated from the coding sequence ATGTATTTGGTGTATGCGGATAAAAAAGGCCAGGTGTATGACCATCAAGCTGTTCTGGCGATTGCCAGAAACGGTGACATCCTGACGGAAATCCTTGAGGAAGAATTGATTCCTCTGCCAGAGGGCTCAACATTGGTTAGTTTGCCAGAAACGGTTCCAGTGGGTATGGATGAGGACACGGGTGAAATGATTAAGCTGGATGGTTATACTGCGGTAGGAGCGTTGATCCCGCAAGGTTTTACACGCTTATTACTTCCTGGTTACATCAAAACGAACAAAGAGAGTAAGTTTCCTCTATTTGGTTACACGGCGGTCGTATGGAAAGATGATGCTTTTTGGGTGGCTGCCCGAAAAAGTGATGAACCACATAATTGGAACCCAGATCATTTTCCGATGGAAGAGCTACGCGGTAAAGTGGATGCTACTCTGAAGCAATTTCCGGAAAATAGAATTTTACAGCACTTATCTCACTGTGCTCTAGAATATGAGTGTTTGACTGCGTCCAACAACTTTTTCCATCGTTGGGAAGGCAGCTTACCCGTATCTAAAACCTGTAATGCTGGTTGCTACGGCTGTATTTCGGAGCAACCTGATGACAGTGGCTTCCCTTCTCCTCAGACCCGTATGAATTTCAGGCCAACGGAGGACGAGCTAGTAGAGGTAATGCTGCATCACCTGCAAACCCCAGACAGCATCATTAGTTTTGGACAAGGGTGCGAAGGGGAGCCCTCTACTATGGCGTCGATTATTATTCCGGCAATGCGACGCGTTCGTGAGCGTACGAACATGGGCTACATCAATATTAATACAAATGCTGGATTAACCGATCATATTAGAGGAATTGTTGATGCAGGTCTTGATCTTATGCGAATTAGTACCATCAGTGCAATTGAGGAGCATTACAACGCTTATTACCGACCGCGTGGCTACTCGCTTGAAAATATAGCACGCTCTGCTGAGTACGCAGCAAGCCAAGGTGTATACACATCCATTAACTATCTGTGCTTCCCAGGTGTATTTGATAGGGAAGAAGAGATGGAAGCAATGATCGAATTTATCAAGCGAACAGGTATTAAGTTAATTCAATTGCGTAATCTAAATATTGATCCAGAAAGCTATTTAGCTATGATTCCAAAAGCCCAAGGGGAAATATTTGGTATGAAGCAGGCGATTGAAATCTATCAGCAGGAATTACCTGATGTGGTGATTGGATCATTTACGCATGTCCCGCCTGAGAACCAGCGCAGGCAGAAAAAGTAG
- the glpX gene encoding class II fructose-bisphosphatase translates to MERSLTLELVRVTEAAALASARWMGTGKKDEADGAATQAMRSEFENIPMDGVVVIGEGEMDEAPMLYIGERLGQGVAPFVDVAVDPLEGTNIVAKGTWNAISVIAIADRGNLLHAPDMYMEKIAVGPNAVGKVDIDAPIRDNLKAVALANGKDMSDLVACVLDRDRHSRIIEEIRAAGARIKLIPDGDVAAAINTAFPDTGVDILFGSGGAPEGVLAAVALKCLGGEIQGKLLPQNDEELQRCLKMGLTNPHQVLHMDQLVKGDDAIFAATGVTDGELLKGVRFQGTRATTHSVVMRAKTGTIRFIEGNHRLEKKPGLVL, encoded by the coding sequence ATGGAGCGCAGTCTCACACTTGAATTGGTTCGTGTAACGGAAGCGGCGGCCTTGGCTTCCGCAAGATGGATGGGGACAGGTAAAAAGGATGAAGCAGATGGGGCAGCAACACAAGCGATGCGATCTGAATTTGAGAATATACCTATGGATGGTGTTGTAGTAATTGGGGAAGGCGAAATGGATGAAGCGCCTATGCTCTACATTGGTGAGAGATTAGGGCAGGGTGTGGCGCCTTTCGTAGATGTTGCAGTCGATCCGCTTGAGGGGACGAACATTGTAGCTAAAGGTACATGGAATGCTATCTCTGTCATTGCGATTGCCGATAGAGGGAATTTGTTGCATGCGCCTGACATGTACATGGAAAAAATTGCAGTAGGCCCCAATGCGGTAGGGAAAGTAGACATTGATGCGCCAATACGTGATAATTTAAAAGCTGTTGCTCTAGCAAATGGAAAAGATATGAGCGATTTAGTCGCCTGTGTGCTGGATAGGGATCGGCATAGTCGCATTATTGAAGAGATTCGTGCAGCCGGAGCCCGTATAAAATTAATTCCAGATGGAGACGTAGCGGCAGCAATTAATACTGCCTTTCCTGATACAGGTGTGGATATTCTATTTGGATCAGGTGGAGCTCCTGAAGGGGTTTTAGCAGCCGTAGCTCTAAAGTGTTTAGGTGGAGAAATTCAGGGCAAATTATTGCCTCAAAATGATGAAGAACTGCAACGATGTTTGAAGATGGGTCTGACCAACCCACACCAGGTTTTGCATATGGATCAGTTGGTTAAAGGAGACGATGCCATTTTTGCAGCTACGGGTGTTACGGATGGAGAATTGCTGAAAGGCGTTCGTTTTCAGGGAACGAGAGCGACAACACATTCTGTGGTAATGAGGGCCAAAACAGGAACGATTCGTTTCATTGAAGGTAACCACCGCTTAGAAAAGAAACCTGGGTTAGTATTATAG
- the fba gene encoding class II fructose-1,6-bisphosphate aldolase — MQLVPMTAFIEDAKKNKYAVGQFNLNNLEFTQAITEAAKEEKSPVIFGVSEGAMRYMGIEYTVAMAKAAAKTAGVPIALHLDHGSNFDVVMKCIQAGFSSVMFDGSHHSFEDNIRLTKQVVEAAHAVGVSVEGELGTIGGVEDDLQVAEEDASLAKPEEAIRFWEETKVDYLAIAVGTAHGMYKGEPKIHFDIIEEVVKNIGAPIVLHGGSGVPDEAIRQAILSGAGKINVNTENQVACTAAIRKVLAEKPNEIDPRKYMGPAREAIKQTVIEKIRLFGSNNRV, encoded by the coding sequence ATGCAATTAGTACCTATGACCGCCTTTATTGAGGACGCAAAGAAAAATAAGTATGCTGTTGGACAATTCAATTTGAACAACCTAGAATTTACGCAGGCAATTACCGAAGCAGCAAAAGAGGAGAAATCCCCTGTAATTTTCGGAGTTTCAGAAGGTGCTATGCGTTATATGGGTATTGAGTATACAGTAGCAATGGCTAAAGCCGCTGCTAAAACTGCTGGCGTACCAATTGCGCTACACTTGGATCATGGTAGCAACTTTGATGTTGTTATGAAATGTATCCAAGCTGGATTCTCTTCTGTTATGTTCGATGGTTCCCACCATTCCTTCGAAGATAACATCCGTTTGACTAAACAAGTTGTAGAAGCTGCCCACGCTGTAGGCGTATCTGTTGAGGGTGAGCTAGGTACAATTGGCGGAGTAGAAGACGATCTACAAGTAGCTGAAGAAGATGCTAGCTTGGCAAAACCAGAAGAAGCAATTCGTTTCTGGGAAGAGACTAAAGTTGACTACCTAGCTATTGCTGTAGGTACTGCTCATGGTATGTACAAAGGTGAACCAAAAATCCATTTCGATATTATCGAAGAAGTAGTGAAAAACATTGGTGCTCCAATTGTATTGCACGGTGGATCTGGTGTACCAGACGAAGCGATCCGTCAAGCTATCTTGAGCGGTGCTGGTAAAATCAACGTAAACACTGAAAACCAAGTGGCTTGCACAGCTGCAATTCGTAAAGTGCTAGCTGAAAAACCTAACGAAATCGATCCTCGTAAATACATGGGTCCTGCTCGTGAGGCAATCAAGCAAACTGTTATCGAGAAAATTCGTTTGTTCGGAAGTAATAACCGCGTCTAA
- a CDS encoding thymidine kinase, with the protein MAQLYFRYGAMNASKSIQLLTVAHNYEQSGKKVMVFTPEIDDRYGIGMVASRVGISREAFPIQNTTDLYRVVKDEQEKPHCVLVDEGQFLAEEHVRQLARIVDELNIPVIVYGLLKDFKNQLFAGSQALLCEADKIEEIKTVCVFCNKKATHILKFQQGKPVYTGETIQIGGEETYSSVCRRHYYQPPGIPKTLSVDSDNGK; encoded by the coding sequence GTGGCTCAATTGTATTTTCGATATGGTGCAATGAACGCATCCAAATCTATTCAATTGCTTACAGTAGCACATAACTATGAACAATCCGGCAAGAAGGTAATGGTATTCACGCCGGAAATTGATGACCGTTATGGTATAGGGATGGTAGCGTCCAGAGTCGGGATTTCACGAGAGGCATTTCCGATTCAGAATACCACTGATCTGTATCGGGTTGTGAAGGACGAGCAAGAGAAGCCTCACTGTGTGCTAGTAGACGAGGGGCAGTTTTTAGCGGAAGAACACGTTAGACAGCTTGCGAGAATTGTGGATGAATTAAATATCCCTGTAATCGTGTATGGACTGCTAAAAGACTTTAAAAATCAATTATTTGCTGGTAGTCAGGCTTTGCTCTGTGAAGCCGATAAGATTGAGGAAATTAAAACGGTCTGTGTTTTCTGTAATAAAAAGGCGACACATATTTTGAAATTCCAGCAAGGTAAACCAGTATACACAGGGGAAACCATTCAAATAGGTGGAGAGGAAACCTATAGTAGCGTCTGCCGTAGACACTACTATCAGCCGCCTGGAATTCCTAAAACCTTGTCTGTTGACTCCGATAATGGTAAGTAA
- a CDS encoding UDP-N-acetylglucosamine 1-carboxyvinyltransferase, which translates to MDKLLIQGGVPLCGKVGISGAKNSAVALIPAAILADGPVVIENLPHIEDVEVYVELLREMGADVLFEDDWIEIDGRPIRETFMPNGKVKKLRASYYLWGALLGKFKEAQIGLPGGCDLGPRPVDLHIKGFEALGAVVENRKGVMIIRAERLKGARIYMDVVSVGATINIMLAAVYAEGITTIENAAHEPEIVDVATLLNNMGAKISGAGTDVIRIQGVDKLRGCRHTIIPDRIEAGTYMIAAAATGGDVTLENVISKHMEPVTAKLREIGVEIIEGDDTIRVIGHKNYRAVDIKTSPYPGFPTDLQQPMTTLLTQSKGTSIVTDNIYSARFRHADELRRMGATLKIEGRSAVLEGPSTLLGAKVVASDLRAGAALVIAGLLAQGTTEVEGLEHIDRGYENLVQKLQNLGARVTREKLYKAEQK; encoded by the coding sequence ATGGATAAATTGCTAATACAGGGTGGAGTCCCACTGTGTGGAAAAGTAGGGATTAGCGGTGCGAAGAATAGTGCTGTGGCATTAATTCCGGCTGCGATTCTCGCTGATGGACCAGTTGTCATTGAGAATTTACCGCATATTGAGGATGTGGAAGTATATGTAGAGCTCCTCCGGGAGATGGGCGCAGATGTTTTGTTTGAGGACGATTGGATAGAAATTGATGGACGTCCTATTAGAGAAACATTCATGCCTAATGGTAAGGTAAAAAAATTACGTGCTTCCTATTACTTATGGGGCGCACTACTAGGCAAGTTTAAGGAAGCCCAAATTGGATTGCCTGGTGGCTGTGATTTAGGACCAAGACCGGTTGATTTGCATATAAAAGGCTTTGAAGCCCTTGGTGCAGTTGTTGAAAATCGAAAAGGTGTTATGATTATTCGTGCGGAGAGGTTGAAGGGCGCACGTATTTATATGGATGTAGTAAGTGTAGGCGCTACCATTAATATCATGCTGGCAGCGGTTTATGCGGAAGGAATCACAACAATTGAAAACGCTGCACATGAGCCAGAGATCGTGGATGTCGCCACATTGTTAAACAATATGGGTGCTAAGATTTCTGGCGCGGGAACAGATGTAATTCGTATTCAAGGTGTAGACAAATTGCGCGGTTGCCGACATACTATAATACCAGACCGTATCGAAGCAGGAACATATATGATTGCTGCTGCTGCAACCGGTGGAGATGTGACGTTAGAAAATGTTATATCGAAGCATATGGAGCCCGTTACAGCCAAGCTTCGTGAAATAGGAGTGGAAATAATCGAAGGTGACGATACAATCCGGGTTATCGGACATAAAAACTATCGTGCAGTCGACATTAAAACTAGTCCATATCCTGGATTTCCTACTGACTTACAACAACCTATGACCACACTGTTAACACAATCAAAAGGAACAAGTATTGTCACTGATAATATATATAGTGCTAGGTTCCGTCATGCCGATGAATTAAGACGTATGGGAGCAACGCTAAAGATTGAAGGGCGATCCGCTGTTCTGGAGGGACCTTCTACATTACTGGGGGCAAAAGTAGTAGCTTCTGATTTGCGCGCAGGAGCCGCTTTAGTGATAGCAGGCTTACTTGCACAAGGAACGACAGAAGTTGAGGGACTTGAACATATTGATAGAGGTTATGAAAATCTGGTACAGAAACTTCAAAATCTTGGCGCCAGAGTTACGCGAGAAAAGCTGTATAAAGCCGAACAAAAATGA
- a CDS encoding M23 family metallopeptidase, with product MDANHPTLMTEWKSSGEAKQAVVEQALFEVFNPYSSIDINHKVSKSKRAIASYTVQKGDTLSRISEQFGITLQQLIQDNKLRNPNMVGIGMKLVINTKEMTHTVEAGESLELIARRYQVSKDEIINHNRLLKAIPDCLYQGQRLTIPVEASGSALAGTVDMRRQMAQVASRSVNLNRVMEWPIPAPTVTSDFGSRWGKMHKGVDLWNERRGNTPIMAAKEGFVAEAGAIRSGYGRMVVLDHGNGLQTFYAHMRKINVVAGQYVHQGDVLGFMGKTGDSTDYHLHFEVRQDDIPLNPMRYLRK from the coding sequence ATGGATGCCAATCACCCAACACTTATGACGGAGTGGAAAAGTAGTGGAGAAGCAAAACAGGCTGTCGTGGAGCAGGCCTTGTTTGAGGTGTTTAATCCGTACTCGTCAATTGATATCAATCATAAAGTATCCAAAAGCAAGCGTGCTATCGCTTCGTACACCGTTCAAAAAGGGGACACGCTCTCACGTATATCAGAACAATTTGGGATTACGTTACAACAATTGATCCAGGATAATAAACTGAGGAATCCTAATATGGTGGGAATTGGGATGAAGCTAGTGATCAATACCAAAGAGATGACCCACACGGTAGAGGCTGGAGAGTCGTTAGAGCTCATTGCCCGCAGATATCAGGTATCCAAAGATGAAATTATAAATCACAATCGCTTGCTCAAGGCAATTCCAGATTGTCTGTATCAGGGACAACGCTTAACGATCCCAGTAGAAGCTAGTGGATCTGCATTAGCAGGAACTGTTGATATGCGAAGACAAATGGCACAGGTAGCTAGTAGAAGCGTAAATCTAAACCGTGTAATGGAGTGGCCAATTCCAGCACCGACTGTAACAAGCGATTTTGGATCACGATGGGGCAAAATGCATAAAGGTGTTGATTTATGGAATGAACGGCGAGGCAATACACCTATTATGGCAGCAAAAGAGGGATTCGTAGCAGAGGCTGGGGCAATTCGTAGCGGATACGGACGAATGGTAGTGTTGGATCATGGGAATGGACTGCAAACCTTTTATGCGCACATGCGCAAGATTAATGTTGTAGCCGGGCAGTATGTGCATCAAGGTGATGTGCTTGGCTTTATGGGCAAAACAGGAGATTCTACTGACTACCATCTTCATTTTGAAGTAAGACAGGACGACATTCCGCTTAATCCCATGCGCTATTTACGGAAGTAG